Part of the Anopheles gambiae chromosome 3, idAnoGambNW_F1_1, whole genome shotgun sequence genome is shown below.
TGCAAATAAGCTGGAATGCGAAATAGAGTTGGAGCTGACACTGCCTAGGATTGATTTAAAAGTAGTTACTCACCTCCGGAGGCAGCTTGTCGAAAGGGGACCCGGCATCACACGAATCCATTATACGTTTCGATTATGATCTTTGAAAATCTCTGATTGATCCGAATATCTCTGAAAATCTCACCAACTCAACGACTCAAGAGTTAATGTTGAACGACCACGTTGCTTGGATGAATTGTATGTGAACTGCGTTACTTGGATGTATTGCGTCAATCATGTTACTTGGATGTCTTCCCATCGGATGATCGGTTGTTCAGAAGTGAgttgtgagagagagagagagagagagagagagagagagagagagagagagagagagagagagagagagagagagagagagaaagaaaaacagataCATTAAGAAAGAATTaagaaaggagagagagagatagagcaaaATCAAGCTTTAATGTTTTGTACGCACTTTATTTGATTATTGGTAAAAGTCGCCTGCATTTCACATACTTGTACAAAGATTCGCTTACACACTAGCAAACCTCCAAACTCGGCCAATATTAATAACGGTCAGTTATGTTCGGTACGATCTCGCACTACGCAATCCCGTCATTCCAATCCAATCACATATCCAaacgctactactactgctactactaaaatggtaataaaatagaaaactcaaccacaaacaacaaaagctACTGTAAACCCTTAGCGAACTGTGTGTATGGTGGTACATATCCTGTGTATGGTTCTATAAACCCTGCCTCGATGCAATATAGATAACGTTTGTGTATACCAAGCTGTAGTATGTagcagaaagaaaacaaaaccaactcTTATgtgaaaaaaaggtaaagcaTATTCCCTTTCCCTGCTCTAGAGTATTAGTGGTGGATGAGTTCTACTTGATTGAAATTGATTGGTTTGTGCCGGGGCCCGTGGACGTGCGATAAGAGTACTCGTATTCTCTGTACTACCACACCGTTTCTTACGCTTCTATGTCTGTCTTAACTTAATCTTAACTTCTACCGAAACTGCTTGAAATCGGTATGCGCGGCTCTCGCTTGAGTTGCGTTTCACGCAAGGTCCTGCTAAATGTACAACTTCAAATTGATGCATTGCAAATGCAGCATTCGCTCGTCCTTGTCCAGCTCGGTGTGTGCAACGCAACGCGGTGGTTGCAGCATAAATAGCATATCTGTCGCTTTGtcttcctttccctttccttctGGTGAAATACCTTACATTCTATGCAGGTAGTACATACACATACTATATATATAAAGCCAGAAAAACTGTACGGTTGAGCGATGGTGCCGCCCGCTTAGCTCATCATACCCCAAACGGACATGATCAGCTtgtagagcagcagcagcacgaccaCCTTCGTGGCCTGATGTACCCAGTAGAGGCTGCAAACAGAGCACAAAAAGCTCATTAGAATTGAAACCAGAAATATGTGTGTACGCTAAACCGTTTTCGCTTACCGATTCCAGCGCACCACCGCCTGCGGGACGGTTTCCATCGGATCGTTCAGCAGGTACCGGCGGATGCCGCAGaagtactgctccaggaagtAGTCCCAGTTGATCTGGCGCATGTCGAAGAAGAACAGCTTCTGGTCCGCGCTCGACAGCTTGCGCCACAGCCCGTTCATGTTGTCCATCTTGAACTCCCACTCGCGCATCGAGAAGTACTCGATCACGTCCATAAAGCGGTGAATCTTCTTGTAGCTTCGCAGCAGCCTGCAAAAGGTGTGGAGTTGATGAGTTCGTTTCGTAAGTTGTTCGCGCATCATTTGCATACACATCGGAATATCTCTGGCAGTGGACCATTTGTCAGCGTTCCCTTTAGaccctttaaacacacactctcatcGCAGATATTCCCGCTCCTATGCCCCTTCACACTTACCTCGGTTTGCGTCCAATCAGCACCGCTATGATGTCACAGACGACGGCGGGCGCATAGTGCAGGAAGATGATGGACAGATAGTGCAGCACAATGTTCGGGTTGCTCGCGTAGCACAGGTACCAGATCGCCTTCATCGTCGGGTACATCGAGCCAAACTTGATCGTGGTGTGCGTAAAGTCGCCCCAGGTGATGCAATTGTTCGGCTCGGTGCAGAAGTTGTAGATTGGAATTTCCGGATCGGGCAGGATCTCGCTGGaaaaaagatataaaattGAAAGTGAAGTTGGTGtccagttttttttcagtGTTGATCAAGCAAAGCTTGGCTTGGATCTACCGGGCCGGACTACTTACGTTCGGAACCGCTCGGCAATGTCCCAGGCGGATGAGATGATACCGTTGACGCACAGATCGACCGGAACCATGTTGGCGACCTTGGTCGGGTCGGCCCGCAGCGTCCGCAGTACACCGGTTCCGGCGCCGGCAATCACCCCGGTCGGGCCGTAGAAGTTGTCGATCCATCCCGGCACCGGCTCCTGGTAGGTGGCAATGACTGTTGGCagggagaaaaagaagaaaaatcaattttcaatCGTTCATTTTTTATCTAGGTCGTCACACCCACAACCCGATTGGGAAGAATTCCTCTTTCCAAAAATTTCGCCCAATTTCGCTTTCACATGGCGTGCGCACGAAGCTCGTGCGCATACGCCATAGTGTCGCTTGAAAGAATCGTGCCCGCCACCATTCTGCGGGGTGTGCGCGCGTGGTTCCAATCCAGTGGCACCAATTGTTTGGCCCGATCGACCCGGGACCGATTCGGGCACATGCACGTTGCAGGCTTAACGTGGTGAGTTATGCCCGTCACGTGCTCGGGGAAGCTAATGAGCCAATATCAGTGCCTACTTTCCCTCTGCCCCTGAGCTGTTTGCTAGATTTTCAggtgggagtgtgtgtgtgtgtgtgtgctcatccGCTACTACACACGGGGTCTCTTCCCGCACGACCATGGCCATCATGGTGGGTCATATTATGCTTGATGCGCATCTAAAACCTTCAAATCGCTCGCTTGTGCACCCCGTTTTGCGGTTAAACTTGACATTTCGTCTGTGGTGCGAATTTCGCCCGATAACGACAGCTTCATATGCATAAAAACATATTCCATCCATCCTCGGCAGAAGCTGCTGGATGTTGGGTTCGGCTTCGGTGCCGTTCCGGTCCCGGTGGTAGACGGTTTTGCTCAAGGTTAACGCATGCGCTTAACTGTTGCCAAAAACCGGGGCGGACGGTTGACATTGGTGGAGGGAGTTGAGAATCGCACGGTGCAAAAAAATCGGCGACTCCCCGGCCGGCCTGCTTGGACGGCCGAATTTTGTGGAATGGAGGAACAAAATTTGCCTACTGAACCAGTTTTGCGATAGTAGGCGATGACGATACGGTTACCTTCACCATCATCCACCGGAGGCCGTCTACATCGGGGGTGGTAAAAGCAGTCTAAAACCATCCctcaccacacaaaaaaaggccgtaacaaaaacacttaaaaccgTTCTAACACGTTGGAGAACATTCCAAGTTCCGTTGCAGAATTTTCCAATTCATggttcctttcttttctttttgcagcGGAACCGCAAGAATGAACAAAatccacaccagcagcagtttcTCCACTGCGTGTCGTCACCGTCACAATCGGACGTCCAATTCTGGACGAAGCGCGTAACGGCTCGAAGGGCAGCGTCGTGTCGTGCAGCATGGGCCTGACTCCCCAGCAAAGCATTGGCGGACGTCGTGTTGAAATGACCGGCTCGACCCATCGATACATACCAATTAGTTCGCGCTCGTACGGTGCCGAAATTGCGACACTTGCAAAACCCAGCCAAAGCAAAGCACACTGCGATGCGTCGCCTtacagtgtctgtgtgtatggggCCGTTTGGCCCCTTTTATGTGACGAGTCGGCAACGACCGTTCGGCGGGGCGTATgtattgttgtttgctgttgcttggTGCACACAGGCCTCAGCTCTGCAAAAGGCCGGCCGTTTGGGAAGGGAGTGACACGTTGGGAGCGACACCTGTGCGGCCCAGCCTTTGGAGCAGCCAGGCGATGGATGCGTCACCATCCACACTGGTCGCCTATTATTGACACACGCAAAAGGGACGGCAAACGGTTGTGCAAAATCTGCCCAACGCTCCCTAGTGCAGCCAGCCCGGTTCACAGCTTGGACGAGTGGGGACATCGATGGGGACATCGTGGGCAAACGACCTCACCGCGGTGTGTGTTACACGCGCGTTCGTAATCACTTGACCGACCCGCGTGTGCTATCGCCGGCCGTCATCGCCATCACGCGTGAGTCCTTCGTGAAAATGGATGCACGGCTGCAGGGGGAGGGGTTTGGCATGTTTGCTTGCGATGTACGATGCTCATTTATCGCCCCGGTTTTCGGTACACACGCGCTGGTACAATATTGacttttttccgttttgctCAGGAGACACCAATCGGGTCCGGCCGGTCGGTAGCGCGGACGCTCCCGAGGCCATAGTAGATCGAAGCCGTGTGGTTCGGTTGAAGGTGTTCTTCTCTCTTGACATGGATTTGGATGCTTGGATGAGTGGGCTGCTGTGTCGTAGAAACTAGCGCCGCTGGTTGCTGCTAATGGCATCCAACGGGCAGCCGAATCTTTCGAAGGTCGCTGGATTTGCGCTTGCGGTTTTAGGTTTTACGACTTACTTTCCTAATTCCGGTGACTTAGCGTGGGATTATTTGccatatattttttgtttgttttactaccAAAGCCACCCGAAATCAAATCTTTGATCAATAGAATGTTTGCAATAAATCGATTCCGTTAACAGCGCTACGGGATCAAGGTAGGTCGTCGTTATGTATCATGTGAGGAATTGGGTTAGTCGGCGGAGGACTTAACTGAATACTCTGCAGAAATGGCCCAATGCAACAGCTCAAAAACTTCACACCTGTGGGTTCAAGACAGTTCGTTCAAGACATCAAGCAGACACGGTGTGTCCTCGACTTCACTCTGCAGTGAAAACGGGAAGACTTTCGTTTGAACTTGACTTGAGTCACAGTTTGGATACAGATCATGGTAGGTCATATCCTCTTGATGATGTTCGTCATCTATTGGCGACATTGTTAGATATTGGGACATTAACTTTTTGCATTATACTTAGATCCATGAGATGAGCTGTCATTAACATGCTTTTTGTAGAACTTTtcggtgttttttgtttgttgggttTATTGTGTGTCATTAACTGGTTCACTCATAATGACACCCATAATCACCTATACGGGATATTTTGGGATATTTTGGGGGCATTGAAAGAGAATACCAACGACACCGGTCTGGTATAAGTTGTCTAGTAGGTTCAATTAGGTTAAATGTCTGGGTCATATTGAGGCCACAAGATactgaaccttttttttgtatactgTACCCATTTTTAGGAACAGATACTATTGAAGAAATGTTCAGATTAAATATTAtcccaaaaatcaaaaaggatttaaaaagaTCTGAACTCTCCTGTGCAACTCAACATTTTTCCTGACGTAATTATTGTGCAGTTCAGAGAActtacaggattttccaagacactttcgaatgtgcacatcaaGATTCACCtcctccaagatgttttttttttcagtttttgttCCAGTTCTTACACCTGATTTttaacacatcacaaagaactgtcaaactgaatacagcttgagacgtgttgaaaatcatgtggaagaactggaacattattgtgatgcaaatacaaaaagttggaaaaccctgtaattttTGCAGATCTTTCGCGGGACATTTATTCTTTTGGCGAGTTGAAACTGTCATGACAAAAAGGTTTAATCACCGTAGTGAATCATCGAAAGGTATCCTGGCCCTTTGACCCTAGACCTTAGGTTGTTGCTACTAATTCCATATCTTTTGGATGGACCTTTCTGGCTTTATTATAAGAAATCATCCTCAAAGATTGAATTCGTGAATATGATCTGATGGATTTAAATTCAGAAAGCAGTTAATGTTAAAAACATGTGTGGCTGAACTTTCGCGGCTTATACAAAATGATACATCACATATCCAAAATGGCCTGTGGTAATTTATtggatattttttaaacataaaacccAATTTGCATAATTCCTTCAATAGCTTCAAAGCTGCTAAACTCACACTATCAGCTCAGGGTCGGGGTTTCACGTTTCGGTTAACACCTCACCAGtcatcaacaaacaaaaatagtgCCAAATGTAACTGGAATACAATTAAGCAAAAGTGTGTGCAATCGCATCGCAATGGCCGGCGGTAATCAATCTCGAAGCCACCAGCCCGGGCACAATGTGTCATTcgactgtatgtgtgtgtgtgtgtgtgtgcagctcgGAACGCActcagaagcagcagcacactgCACAAACAGTGCGCCAACCGCTTTCGGTCGGTCGGACAACACCAGACAGGGACAGGTTGACGACGACAAGACGGGTACAGGCTACGGGTACCCCGACCGAGTGATTGTATAATCAAACATATGCACCGGCCGTGGGACAAGTGCCGTGCGCACCATGATGCAAGCCAGACCCGGCCAGCAGATCggttttggtgatggtgatATCAGTGACCCGCGCGTCCGAAGCGTCCACCGGGCTGGCACGCTGGCAAATGCTGTAATTTTTGGCCAAACTctatgcgtgtgtgagtgtatttgCGCGTTATTACGGTGACCGGTCGGCTTGGGCAACTACGGGACATAATCTCGATCGTGCCCGGGTAATCACTACCGGTTTATGGGCTGAATTATGCGCTAGAAACGAGTGTGAGCGATCTGCATTGAACGGCAGCGGTGATCATTGGCAGGATGGTTTGATGTTTGCAGTTATTACAATATCAAAAGCCATTTAACCATCAAACACCAAACCCACCAAGTAACGAGTTTGAGAGCTTAAACAACCCGGCTAAGGCTGACACTGTTTGCGGAAGCGAACAATCGACACCGTTTTCACCAAAGGTGACGATCAACATGGTGACGGCGATCGCGTCATGTTTGAAAAGCTTCGGCCAGTCGTCGCACCTTAATTTGCTAAATCGCCATTGCTGTTTGACGTTGTTTTAGGACACTTTCCGTTAATATCCGGGTGTCCGGCTGTTATTTGTTTCACGTTTTGCGGAGG
Proteins encoded:
- the LOC1280904 gene encoding fatty acyl-CoA reductase wat; the encoded protein is MTVSMYDDEPLAQTGGQPDQPTPMTTGKIDEQLTAIQQFYDKCNVFITGGTGFLGKTLIYKLLTSCPGIENIFLLVRSKRGKDIFSRVEEIFDDAMFDKMKQACPKYDHKIRAVAGDCMQPGLGISSSDREVLTENVNIVFHLAATVRFDEKMKTAMQINVKACRDVLDLCHDMKHLKSVIYVSTAYTQCPQSVVDERFYEPPLESEKMIHLTDCVTDGMIEKITPVLLDKWPNTYTFTKAIAEDVVRKNSRGMPVGMFRPGIVIATYQEPVPGWIDNFYGPTGVIAGAGTGVLRTLRADPTKVANMVPVDLCVNGIISSAWDIAERFRTEILPDPEIPIYNFCTEPNNCITWGDFTHTTIKFGSMYPTMKAIWYLCYASNPNIVLHYLSIIFLHYAPAVVCDIIAVLIGRKPRLLRSYKKIHRFMDVIEYFSMREWEFKMDNMNGLWRKLSSADQKLFFFDMRQINWDYFLEQYFCGIRRYLLNDPMETVPQAVVRWNRLYWVHQATKVVVLLLLYKLIMSVWGMMS